From the Euphorbia lathyris chromosome 6, ddEupLath1.1, whole genome shotgun sequence genome, one window contains:
- the LOC136233547 gene encoding IQ domain-containing protein IQM2, which translates to MGINFSCPLSSYSDLENALESVTVKSISFGDDEVKTPVRSINFGSQDTEPMILKSVGSGMMVFERSVSFKGGELERRISVRDLSFNKESSNLSLDSANDVLTIEKSPILDPNNPKHEAALRLQKVYKSFRTRRKLADCAVLVEQSWWKLLDFAKLKHSSISYFDIEKHETAISRWSRARTRAAKVGKGLSKNDKARKLALQHWLEAIDPRHRYGHNLHFYYVNWLQSKSREPFFYWLDIGDGKEVNLIEKCHRLKLQQQCIKYLGPMERKAYEVVVEDGKLIYKQTGEFLNTTEDAKWIFVLSTSKTLYVGKKKKGTFQHSSFLAGGVTIAAGRLVVESGILKAVWAHSGHYRPTEENFKDFLSFLRENNVDLDDVKTTPIDEEEDGLRSNRHYRSHSSEEELIPIVNDFEVEEINDEKLTSDNIEDNTRAALEEQKRRLLQKFSMKPNNLEIPRRDEIFKIVEIVNPITEPLVNAADEKQLEEGSNKELSEDEEDNGVENVPAEAILQRINSKKETKSYQLGRQLSFKWTTGAGPRIGCVRDYPSELQFRALEQVNLSPRRMLHSRSTGAFNQKVTVTAAMLDSPVLERRISMHESLPHCKTESYMDEEV; encoded by the exons ATGGGAATTAATTTCTCATGCCCGTTATCTAGTTACAGCGATCTGGAAAATGCATTAGAATCTGTTACTGTGAAATCTATTAGCTTTGGTGATGATGAAGTCAAGACGCCTGTTCGGTCAATAAATTTCGGAAGTCAAGATACAGAGCCGATGATACTTAAATCCGTTGGTTCGGGGATGATGGTATTCGAAAGATCTGTTAGTTTTAAGGGGGGAGAATTAGAAAGAAGAATTTCAGTTAGAGATCTTTCATTCAACAAAGAAAGTTCTAATCTTTCCCTAGATTCCGCGAATGATGTACTAACAATCGAAAAATCCCCAATTTTAGATCCTAACAACCCGAAACATGAGGCTGCTTTGCGGTTACAGAAAGTATATAAAAGTTTCAGAACCAGGCGAAAGCTTGCTGATTGTGCTGTTCTTGTTGAGCAGAGCTG GTGGAAGCTTTTAGATTTTGCAAAGCTCAAGCACAGTTCTATTTCATACTTTGACATTGAGAAACACGAAACTGCCATTTCGCGGTGGTCGAGGGCGAGAACTCGAGCTGCCAAGGTCGGGAAAGGGTTATCGAAGAATGATAAAGCTCGAAAACTTGCTTTACAACACTGGCTTGAAGCT ATTGACCCGAGGCACCGGTATGGACATAATTTACACTTCTATTACGTAAATTGGCTTCAATCTAAAAGCAGAGAACCTTTCTTTTACTG GCTCGATATAGGAGACGGTAAGGAAGTGAATCTTATTGAAAAATGTCATAGGCTAAAACTTCAACAGCAATGCATCAAGTATCTTGGTCCG ATGGAAAGAAAGGCATATGAAGTTGTCGTGGAGGACGGGAAATTGATCTATAAGCAGACGGGGGAGTTTCTCAACACAACCGAAGACGCCAAATGGATATTCGTGCTTAGCACATCGAAGACGTTGTAcgttggcaagaaaaagaaagggaCTTTCCAGCATTCCAGTTTCTTGGCTGGTGGAGTCACTATTGCTGCTGGTCGATTAGTCGTTGAAAGCGGAATTCTCAAG GCTGTTTGGGCTCACAGCGGACATTATCGCCCGACCGAAGAAAATTTCAAGGACTTTCTTTCGTTCTTACGAGAAAACAATGTCGATCTCGATGATGTTAAA ACAACTCCGATCGACGAGGAGGAAGACGGACTAAGAAGCAACAGGCATTATCGAAGCCACTCATCGGAAGAGGAGCTGATTCCTATTGTGAATGACTTCGAGGTTGAAGAAATCAATGACGAGAAGTTGACTTCAGACAACATCGAAGACAATACTCGTGCAGCATTGGAAGAGCAGAAGCGAAGACTGCTTCAAAAGTTCAGCATGAAACCGAACAACCTCGAAATACCAAGGAGAGACGAGATCTTCAAGATTGTAGAGATCGTGAATCCAATCACCGAGCCTCTGGTGAATGCAGCAGACGAGAAACAACTCGAAGAAGGCTCGAATAAAGAACTATCCGAGGATGAAGAAGACAACGGAGTCGAAAACGTTCCTGCAGAAGCGATTCTACAACGGATTAACTCGAAAAAGGAAACAAAGTCGTATCAACTAGGCAGGCAATTGTCTTTCAAATGGACAACGGGGGCAGGGCCACGGATAGGCTGTGTTAGGGACTACCCTTCGGAGCTCCAATTTCGAGCTTTAGAGCAAGTGAACTTGTCTCCTAGAAGGATGCTTCATTCGAGAAGCACCGGTGCGTTCAACCAGAAGGTGACCGTAACAGCTGCAATGTTGGATTCACCGGTGCTTGAAAGGCGGATTTCGATGCACGAAAGCCTTCCGCATTGCAAAACGGAATCCTACATGGATGAAGAGGTGTAG